Sequence from the Abditibacteriaceae bacterium genome:
GGACTGGTGCTATCGTGCCCGCGAAGCAGGCTACGAGATTTGGGCGCTGCCTGCGGTCGAGGTTTTTCACTTCGAGCACACCACGACAGCAGGCAGCGGCGATATTAATTTCGCCTATGTCACCAGCAAAAACGCGATTGAGTTCAAAAAACGCTGGGGCAAAATGTTCACGACCGAAAATGGCCCGACAGAAGATGAAGCGCAGTGGCAAACTTTGCCTAAGCAGTCGATTGAAGATGTCGATGTCGCAGCGTTGATGCCGTAAAGTACGGTCGGAATCGACCGTACTTCTGCGTCACGCTTTTTGCACGAATGCGGCAGAAACCTCAAAGAGAGTTATTTTGATTCCTGCGTTTGGCCGTTTCCTTTTCGAAATTTTGCAATCAGTGCCGCCACTGTTTCCGCGATTTATGCTCGCGTGGTTTGTGGTTTTCGTCGTTCTGGTTTTGTTTTTTGCCTCGCTGCGTTCGCGCGTGCGAAAGCAAGTAAAAGGCCTGGACGATAACATTCGTGCTTGGGCCTCCAGGCTGCGTTATTCCGCCGAAAAAGATTTGACCAACGAAGAAACGCGGCGCGAGCGTATGGCGCTTTCGTGGTTTTTTCGCTTCTGGACGAACTTCGCGTCGGCACCTTCGCTTTCAACTTGGTCGCTCGTCATTCCCTTCGCCATTCTTTACCGCGACGGCTTCGAGACGCAACGCCCGATTTCTCAGGTCGCCGCCTGGATTTTGCCCGGACTGTGTTACTCTGGTTCGATGCTCCTTTCCTTTGTTATCAAGCGCGTTTTTAGGCGGGTGCGGCCACCGCGTCCCGGCAAAGCGTTTGGCCACAAGCTGAAAGACGCCTCGTTCCCATCGGGCCATTCGCTGACGTCGTTTTGCTTCTGGACAATGTTTACGCTTGTT
This genomic interval carries:
- a CDS encoding phosphatase PAP2 family protein, with the translated sequence MPPLFPRFMLAWFVVFVVLVLFFASLRSRVRKQVKGLDDNIRAWASRLRYSAEKDLTNEETRRERMALSWFFRFWTNFASAPSLSTWSLVIPFAILYRDGFETQRPISQVAAWILPGLCYSGSMLLSFVIKRVFRRVRPPRPGKAFGHKLKDASFPSGHSLTSFCFWTMFTLVLVQSTVVPTALIIALAFLAATIIVLTGLSRIYLGVHFPSDVLGGFFMGILWCGAFYFAVQPVVADVLRRI